In Phocoena sinus isolate mPhoSin1 chromosome 10, mPhoSin1.pri, whole genome shotgun sequence, a single genomic region encodes these proteins:
- the LOC116761128 gene encoding ras-related protein Rab-6B-like, which translates to MKGSPDQRIDDVRTDRGSDVIILLVGNKTDLADKWLATIREGKQRAKELSATFIETSAKTGYNVKQLFRRVASALPGMENVQEKSKEGMNDIKLDQPQESLASKGGCSR; encoded by the coding sequence ATGAAGGGCAGCCCAGACCAGCGGATCGATGACGTCAGGACAGACAGGGGCAGTGACGTCATCATCCTGCTGGTGGGCAACAAGACCGACCTGGCCGACAAGTGGCTGGCGACCATCCGGGAGGGCAAGCAGCGCGCCAAAGAACTGAGCGCCACGTTCATCGAGACCAGTGCCAAGACCGGCTACAACGTGAAGCAGCTCTTCCGACGTGTGGCCTCGGCTCTGCCTGGAATGGAGAACGTccaggagaaaagcaaagaagggaTGAACGACATCAAGCTGGACCAACCCCAGGAGTCCCTGGCCAGCAAGGGCGGCTGCTCCCGCTAA
- the SSTR3 gene encoding somatostatin receptor type 3, translating into MDTPGYPSPSPTPSEPWNASSAWPLDAILGNVSTVQSAVGLAVSGILIPLVYLVVCVVGLLGNSLVIYVVLRQTASPSVTNIYILNLALADELFMLGLPFLAAQNALSYWPFGALMCRLVMAVDGINQFTSIFCLTVMSVDRYLAVAHPTRSARWRTAPVARTVSAAVWVASAVVVLPVVVFSGVPRGMSTCHMQWPEPAAAWRAGFIIYTAALGFFGPLLVICLCYLLIVVKVRSAGRRVWAPSCQRRRHSERRVTRMVVAVVALFVLCWMPFYVLNIINVVCPLPEEPAFFGLYFLVVALPYANSCANPILYGFLSYRFKQGFRRVLLRPSRRVRNQEPPLGPPEKTEEEEDEGEDGGGEAGQEGAGEHEGPKEMNGRVNRITQPGPSGHEQLPSGPTRKERQFLPQEPSATEKSGTLHISYL; encoded by the coding sequence ATGGACACCCCTGGCTATCCTTCACCGTCGCCCACGCCCTCGGAACCCTGGAACGCCTCTTCCGCTTGGCCCCTGGATGCCATCCTCGGAAACGTGTCCACAGTGCAGAGTGCAGTAGGGCTGGCTGTCAGTGGCATTCTGATCCCACTGGTCTACCTGGTGGTGTGCGTGGTGGGCCTGCTGGGCAACTCACTGGTCATCTACGTGGTCCTGCGGCAGACGGCCAGCCCGTCGGTCACCAACATCTACATCCTCAACCTGGCGCTGGCTGATGAGCTTTTCATGCTGGGGCTGCCCTTCCTGGCCGCGCAGAACGCCCTGTCCTACTGGCCCTTCGGGGCCCTCATGTGCCGCCTGGTCATGGCTGTGGATGGCATCAACCAATTCACCAGCATCTTCTGTCTCACTGTCATGAGCGTGGACCGCTACTTGGCGGTAGCGCATCCCACCCGCTCCGCCCGCTGGCGCACGGCGCCCGTGGCCCGCACAGTCAGTGCGGCCGTCTGGGTGGCCTCAGCCGTGGTAGTGCTGCCCGTGGTGGTCTTCTCGGGCGTGCCCCGTGGCATGAGCACCTGCCACATGCAGTGGCCCGAGCCGGCAGCGGCCTGGCGGGCTGGCTTCATCATCTACACGGCCGCACTGGGCTTCTTTGGGCCGCTGCTGGTCATTTGCCTCTGCTACCTGCTCATCGTGGTCAAGGTGCGCTCAGCTGGGCGGCGGGTGTGGGCACCCTCGTGCCAGCGGCGGCGGCATTCTGAGCGCAGGGTCACGCGCATGGTGGTGGCCGTGGTGGCACTCTTTGTCCTCTGCTGGATGCCCTTTTatgtgctcaacatcatcaaCGTGGTGTGCCCGCTGCCCGAGGAACCCGCCTTCTTCGGCCTCTACTTCCTGGTGGTGGCACTGCCCTATGCCAACAGCTGTGCCAACCCCATCCTTTACGGCTTCCTCTCCTACCGCTTCAAGCAGGGCTTCCGCAGGGTCCTGCTGCGGCCCTCCCGCCGTGTGCGCAACCAGGAGCCTCCCCTGGGGCCtccagagaagacagaggaagaagaggatgaaggagaagatggaggtggggaggctgggcaggagggagcaggggagCATGAGGGGCCGAAGGAGATGAATGGTCGGGTCAACCGCATCACGCAGCCGGGTCCCAGCGGACACGAGCAGCTTCCCAGCGGCCCCACCAGAAAGGAGCGTCAGTTCCTACCCCAAGAGCCCTCAGCTACGGAGAAGTCAGGCACCCTGCACATCAGCTATCTGTAA
- the C1QTNF6 gene encoding complement C1q tumor necrosis factor-related protein 6, with translation MGIAALGLLWAVLVPPLSVFGIPTEEPTSGEAVASSSPGLCQRCCDSEDPLVLDDAAHASLGSPSALPYMLPEVRPYINITILKGDKGDRGLLGSPGKLGREGPRGERGPQGTKGAKGQAGSPGGPCQMRFSAFSVGRKTALHSSEGFQPLLFDTVFVNPDGHFNLAAGHFVAPLRGLYFFSLNVHSWNFKETYVHVVHNDEAAVILYAQPSDRSVMQSQSVMLALAPGDRVWVRLFKRERENAVYSDDIDTYITFSGHLIKPEGD, from the exons ATGGGGATAGCTGCCCTGGGCCTCCTCTGGGCAGTGCTCGTGCCCCCTCTCTCTGTGTTTGGAATCCCCACCGAGGAGCCCACCTCTGGGGAAGCCGTGGCCTCTAGTTCCCCGGGGCTCTGTCAACGGTGCTGTGACTCTGAGGACCCCCTGGTCCTTGATGATGCTGCACACGCGTCCTTGGGCTCTCCGTCTGCCCTCCCGTACATGCTGCCTGAGGTCAGGCCCTACATTAACATCACCATCCTGAAGG GTGACAAAGGGGACCGAGGCCTGCTGGGCTCGCCCGGGAagctgggcagggagggcccCCGGGGGGAGCGCGGCCCCCAGGGCACCAAGGGCGCCAAGGGGCAAGCAGGCAGCCCTGGCGGCCCGTGCCAGATGCGCTTCTCAGCCTTCTCGGTGGGCCGCAAGACGGCCCTGCACAGCAGCGAGGGTTTCCAGCCGCTGCTCTTCGACACGGTCTTCGTGAACCCGGACGGGCACTTCAACCTGGCTGCCGGCCACTTCGTCGCCCCCCTGCGCGGCCTCTACTTCTTCAGCCTCAACGTGCACAGCTGGAACTTCAAGGAGACCTACGTGCACGTGGTGCACAACGACGAGGCAGCCGTCATCCTGTACGCGCAGCCCAGCGACCGCAGCGTCATGCAGAGTCAGAGTGTGATGCTGGCCCTGGCGCCCGGCGACCGCGTCTGGGTGCGGCTCTTCAAGCGGGAGCGTGAGAACGCCGTCTACAGCGACGACATCGACACCTACATCACCTTCAGCGGCCACCTCATCAAGCCTGAGGGCGATTAG